The segment GAAGAACGCCATCCCTTGGCCGAACACCAGACGGTACTTGCCCCCGGTACGAACATCCATCTCGCAGGAAACCAGGGTCATTCCCATCGACTTCGGCACCCACCACTTCTTGAACAGCTCGGGCTTTGTCCACGCCTCGAACACGATGCGTGCCGGACCATTGAAAGTTCGCGTGACGACGGTCTCACGCTCGGACTTCCGTTCCACAGTCGTGCGGTTCTTCATGGGTGTGGGCTCACTCTCTCTTCTTGCGTCCATCGACCTGCTCCTTGCGTTTCAATTCCTCGACAACCTTGTCCAACTCGTCGAAGCGTGCGTCCCAGAGCTGGCGGTACCTCTCGAGCCATGCCATCTCTTCCTCCAGTCGGCGCGGGCCGATCTTGCAGGTCCGCACGCGCCCGACCTTCTCCGTGATCACGAGCCCGGCCCGCTCCAGGACACCGACGTGCTTCTTCATGCCCGTGAGGGTCATGTTGAACTTCTCGGCGAGGTCCGTGATCGAGGCCTCCGCACGCCCGAGCTGCTCCAGAACACCGCGTCGGGTGGCGTCGGAGAGCGCGGCGAACGAAGCATCGAGGCCGACATTCGCATACTGAACCATTCGGTTCAGTGTCTAGCACGCGGATAGATGGCACGCAAGGGCAGTTCGAGCGCGTGCTGCTTGAAGCAAGTTGGCCTCGCTGAAGTAGCCTGTATCCGCTGTCATCACAGTGGGCGGCCCCAAGCAGTTTTTCA is part of the Hyalangium minutum genome and harbors:
- a CDS encoding ArsR/SmtB family transcription factor gives rise to the protein MVQYANVGLDASFAALSDATRRGVLEQLGRAEASITDLAEKFNMTLTGMKKHVGVLERAGLVITEKVGRVRTCKIGPRRLEEEMAWLERYRQLWDARFDELDKVVEELKRKEQVDGRKKRE
- a CDS encoding SRPBCC domain-containing protein, translating into MKNRTTVERKSERETVVTRTFNGPARIVFEAWTKPELFKKWWVPKSMGMTLVSCEMDVRTGGKYRLVFGQGMAFF